Proteins from a genomic interval of Thermoanaerobacterium thermosaccharolyticum DSM 571:
- the murA gene encoding UDP-N-acetylglucosamine 1-carboxyvinyltransferase, with the protein MKYVIEGGNRLKGEVRINGAKNSVLPILAATLLNKGVSILHSCPKLKDVYSMIEILRHLGCTVEFNDSDIIVDSSGVIDYHIPDKLMRAMRSSIFLMGALVARNNIAQISFPGGCDIGHRPIDLHLKSLRKLGISIYESYGYINCKCSSIGGGEIHLDLPSVGATENIMLAASMADGTTVIGNAAKEPEIEDLQNFLNSMGAKISGAGTNTIVIRGVKELHDTEYTIIPDRIVAGTYLIASAITKGEVVLTNVVKRHIDSLLSKLNECGFKIVSGNDFIKLEPCARAKAVDMIITLPFPGFPTDLQAQMVSLLSTADGTSIITETIFDNRFKYTEELVRMGADIKVDGRIAVVKGVEKLTGTNVLAKDLRGGAALVLAGLGAVGTTIVEDIEHIDRGYEDFSENLKNLGASIERTM; encoded by the coding sequence ATGAAGTATGTAATTGAAGGAGGAAATAGATTAAAAGGTGAAGTACGGATAAACGGTGCAAAGAATTCTGTATTGCCGATACTTGCTGCAACATTATTGAACAAAGGTGTAAGTATTTTACATTCATGTCCAAAATTGAAAGATGTGTATTCTATGATAGAAATATTGAGGCATTTGGGCTGTACTGTGGAATTTAATGATTCGGATATTATTGTTGATTCCAGCGGCGTTATAGATTATCACATCCCTGATAAGCTTATGAGAGCTATGAGGTCATCAATTTTTTTGATGGGAGCTTTGGTAGCAAGAAATAATATTGCACAGATAAGTTTTCCAGGTGGATGCGATATCGGACATAGGCCGATTGATTTGCATTTAAAAAGCTTAAGAAAGCTAGGTATATCTATATATGAATCATATGGTTATATTAACTGTAAATGCTCTTCAATAGGTGGCGGTGAGATACATTTGGATTTGCCCAGCGTTGGTGCTACAGAAAACATTATGCTGGCGGCGTCTATGGCAGATGGAACGACTGTGATAGGAAATGCAGCAAAAGAACCAGAAATAGAGGATCTTCAAAACTTTTTGAATTCTATGGGTGCTAAGATTTCCGGTGCAGGTACCAATACAATTGTTATACGTGGTGTTAAAGAATTACATGATACAGAATATACGATAATACCTGATAGGATAGTAGCTGGAACGTATCTTATTGCATCTGCTATCACAAAAGGAGAAGTAGTTCTCACAAATGTTGTAAAAAGACATATAGACTCTCTTTTGTCTAAGCTTAATGAGTGTGGATTTAAGATAGTATCTGGTAATGACTTTATAAAGTTAGAACCGTGTGCAAGAGCAAAAGCCGTTGACATGATAATTACTCTTCCATTTCCAGGATTTCCAACTGATTTACAGGCACAAATGGTTTCTCTTTTGTCGACGGCAGACGGAACATCAATAATTACAGAGACGATATTTGACAATAGGTTTAAGTATACAGAGGAACTGGTAAGAATGGGAGCAGATATAAAAGTAGATGGTCGTATTGCAGTAGTAAAAGGTGTCGAAAAGTTGACGGGGACAAATGTTTTAGCAAAGGATTTAAGAGGTGGAGCAGCATTAGTCTTAGCAGGATTAGGTGCAGTTGGAACTACGATTGTAGAAGACATAGAACATATTGATAGAGGATATGAGGATTTTAGTGAGAACTTAAAAAATCTTGGTGCCAGCATAGAGAGAACTATGTAA
- the murG gene encoding undecaprenyldiphospho-muramoylpentapeptide beta-N-acetylglucosaminyltransferase, whose amino-acid sequence MRYLLTGGGTGGHIYPAVAIANEIKRNEKDAEILFVGTEKGLEKELVPKSGFELKTIRVKGFKRKLSLDTLRTIKIAFDGLIDAKKIIDEYKPDIVIGTGGYVCGPVVMIAALKHIPTLIHEQNAFPGLTNRILSRFVDIIATAFDDSKKYFRNKDNVYVTGNPVRMEILGANKVQAFKKLGLEPGKKVVVSVGGSRGAAKINEYMIELIKRVDDDFQILMITGKNQYDTVIKMIKDYDIKIGKNIKIIPYCYDMGDVYAVADIMVCRAGAITLAELLATSTASILIPSPNVTHNHQEYNARVLEKNGAAIAILERELNGDILYDKVSSILKDPVVLERMKSNAKKLSKIDATKEIYKLINDLK is encoded by the coding sequence ATGAGATATTTGCTAACAGGCGGAGGCACCGGTGGACATATTTATCCAGCAGTAGCAATTGCAAATGAAATTAAAAGAAATGAAAAGGACGCAGAAATATTATTTGTTGGCACAGAGAAAGGACTTGAAAAAGAGCTGGTACCGAAATCAGGATTTGAGCTTAAAACTATAAGAGTGAAAGGCTTTAAACGGAAATTATCACTTGACACTTTAAGGACGATTAAAATTGCTTTTGATGGTTTAATAGATGCAAAGAAAATAATCGATGAATACAAGCCAGATATTGTAATTGGAACAGGAGGATATGTTTGTGGACCTGTAGTAATGATTGCAGCCCTTAAGCATATACCAACATTGATACACGAGCAAAATGCCTTCCCTGGGCTTACAAACAGGATACTTTCAAGGTTTGTGGATATTATTGCAACTGCTTTTGATGATTCAAAAAAATATTTTCGAAATAAAGACAATGTCTACGTAACAGGAAATCCTGTAAGGATGGAGATATTAGGTGCTAATAAGGTGCAAGCTTTTAAGAAACTTGGATTAGAGCCCGGTAAGAAAGTTGTAGTTTCTGTTGGAGGTAGTAGAGGTGCTGCTAAGATAAATGAGTACATGATTGAATTGATAAAACGTGTCGATGATGATTTTCAAATACTCATGATAACAGGAAAAAATCAATACGATACTGTAATAAAAATGATTAAAGATTACGATATAAAAATAGGAAAGAATATTAAGATAATTCCATATTGTTATGATATGGGTGATGTGTATGCAGTTGCGGATATAATGGTGTGCAGAGCTGGCGCTATAACACTTGCTGAGCTATTGGCAACATCAACAGCATCAATTTTGATACCTTCTCCAAATGTTACACATAACCATCAAGAATACAATGCAAGAGTGCTTGAAAAGAATGGTGCTGCAATAGCAATTCTTGAGAGAGAATTAAATGGAGATATTTTATATGATAAAGTATCATCCATCTTAAAAGATCCTGTTGTACTAGAAAGAATGAAATCAAATGCAAAAAAACTTTCAAAAATTGATGCTACAAAGGAAATATACAAGCTAATTAACGACTTGAAATGA
- the spoVE gene encoding stage V sporulation protein E, which produces MNRKYPVDYNILISVLVLVSIGVVMVFSASSANAYYQYHDSFYFLKRQLLWAIIGFFAMTFMMNFDYHNLKKLSSILLILSIILLIVVLLPGIGSTRYNSTRWIEIGGFTLQPSEIAKYAIILFFAKYFDKNPNYAKSFKKGVLPVLFIAGIFFLLIMKEPNFSTAGTIFIISIIILFVAGAKLSFMATLFGLGGSAALIVVTTVKYIRQRVFTFLNPWQDIKGHGYQIVQSLYALGSGGLFGVGLGRSRQKFMYLPMPQNDFIFSIIGEELGLIGTASILLLFLYLIIRGFRVAAKAPDVFGCLTATGIIGIIGVQTLINVAVVTSSMPATGVSLPFISYGGTSTVFMMAAMGILLNISRYANMDRS; this is translated from the coding sequence GTGAATAGGAAGTATCCCGTTGATTACAACATATTGATATCTGTTTTAGTCCTTGTTTCTATAGGAGTTGTAATGGTGTTTAGCGCAAGCTCTGCCAACGCTTATTATCAGTACCATGATTCTTTCTATTTTTTAAAAAGACAGCTTCTATGGGCCATAATAGGTTTTTTTGCCATGACTTTTATGATGAATTTTGATTATCATAATTTGAAGAAATTATCCAGCATTTTATTAATATTGTCGATAATTTTGTTGATAGTTGTGTTACTCCCTGGTATAGGAAGCACAAGGTACAACTCAACAAGATGGATTGAAATAGGTGGATTTACACTTCAACCATCAGAAATCGCTAAATATGCGATAATATTATTTTTCGCAAAATATTTTGATAAAAATCCAAATTATGCAAAAAGTTTTAAAAAGGGAGTGCTACCGGTACTTTTCATCGCTGGAATTTTCTTTTTGCTTATAATGAAAGAACCTAATTTTAGTACAGCAGGAACGATATTTATTATATCGATAATTATTTTATTTGTAGCTGGTGCAAAATTATCTTTTATGGCGACACTGTTTGGCCTTGGAGGCTCTGCTGCATTGATTGTGGTGACTACTGTAAAATACATTAGGCAGAGGGTATTTACATTTTTAAATCCTTGGCAAGATATAAAAGGGCATGGGTATCAGATTGTACAATCATTGTATGCTTTAGGATCAGGAGGACTTTTTGGTGTTGGACTTGGTCGCAGCCGTCAGAAATTTATGTATTTGCCGATGCCGCAAAATGATTTTATTTTCTCAATAATCGGTGAAGAGCTTGGACTTATAGGAACTGCTTCGATATTGCTTTTGTTTTTGTATCTCATAATAAGGGGTTTCAGGGTTGCAGCAAAAGCGCCAGATGTCTTTGGGTGTTTAACTGCTACTGGAATAATAGGGATAATTGGTGTTCAAACTTTAATAAATGTTGCAGTTGTCACTTCATCAATGCCTGCTACAGGTGTGTCCCTGCCGTTTATAAGCTACGGTGGAACATCGACAGTATTTATGATGGCAGCAATGGGCATATTGCTTAATATTTCACGCTATGCAAACATGGATAGGAGCTGA
- the murD gene encoding UDP-N-acetylmuramoyl-L-alanine--D-glutamate ligase: MDLKGKKVIVAGFGLSGKSLCKVLTMFGAIIFVYDSKSKEELKDDISEFKDSDITFCFKDVTDEFLEGAQMVIVSPGIPIDSEIVTKAKVKGIEVIGEVEFAYRLSKAPIYAITGTNGKTTTTSLLGEIFKNSGVRTYVAGNIGYPLVEAAVKAGNDDVIVAEISSFQLETIKEFRPVISAIINITPDHLNRHKTLENYINIKGRIFENQSFNEYTVLNYDDKNISSLFDRAKCKVFPFSMEKILYRGTYVENGKIVISSNGEKNTIIDINDIYIPGNHNVENAMVASTMAFLAGIDVNIINTTLKTFKGVEHRIEFVRSINGVKYYNDSKGTNPDAAIKAIEAMKGPIILIAGGYDKGVSFDEFTSSFNGRVRKLILLGETRDLIYKSAVKNGFSREDITVVNSLDDAVYAAYKMSMPGDNVLLSPACASWDMFKNFEERGKLFKDTVNSLRG, encoded by the coding sequence ATGGATCTAAAAGGTAAAAAGGTAATTGTGGCAGGATTTGGACTAAGTGGAAAATCATTGTGTAAAGTTTTAACTATGTTTGGGGCAATAATATTTGTATATGATTCGAAATCAAAAGAAGAGCTTAAAGATGATATAAGCGAATTTAAAGATAGTGATATAACATTTTGTTTTAAAGATGTTACTGATGAGTTTTTAGAAGGAGCTCAGATGGTCATTGTAAGTCCGGGTATTCCAATTGATTCGGAGATTGTCACGAAAGCAAAAGTTAAAGGCATTGAAGTAATAGGTGAAGTTGAGTTTGCATATAGATTATCGAAAGCTCCTATATATGCTATTACAGGAACAAATGGTAAAACAACTACCACATCACTGCTAGGGGAAATTTTTAAGAATTCTGGTGTAAGGACATATGTTGCCGGCAATATAGGTTATCCACTTGTTGAGGCTGCAGTAAAAGCAGGTAATGATGATGTGATTGTTGCCGAGATAAGTAGTTTCCAATTGGAGACTATAAAAGAGTTTAGGCCTGTAATCAGTGCTATTATAAATATTACGCCAGATCATCTGAATAGACATAAAACACTTGAAAATTATATAAACATAAAAGGACGTATTTTTGAAAATCAAAGTTTTAATGAATATACTGTTTTAAATTATGATGATAAAAATATATCTTCATTATTTGACAGGGCAAAGTGCAAGGTATTTCCATTCAGCATGGAAAAAATCTTATACCGAGGGACGTACGTTGAGAATGGAAAGATTGTTATATCTTCAAATGGAGAAAAGAATACCATCATAGATATTAATGATATATATATTCCTGGGAATCACAATGTGGAGAATGCAATGGTTGCATCAACGATGGCATTTTTAGCAGGCATTGATGTGAATATCATAAACACAACATTAAAAACATTCAAAGGTGTTGAGCACAGAATAGAATTTGTAAGAAGCATAAATGGTGTCAAATACTACAATGATTCCAAAGGTACTAATCCAGATGCAGCAATAAAGGCTATAGAAGCCATGAAAGGACCTATCATTCTTATAGCTGGTGGATATGACAAGGGTGTAAGCTTTGATGAGTTTACTAGTTCTTTTAATGGACGTGTGCGCAAATTAATATTGCTTGGTGAAACGAGAGATTTAATATACAAGTCTGCTGTCAAAAATGGTTTTTCTAGAGAAGATATAACTGTAGTCAATAGTTTAGATGACGCCGTTTATGCTGCTTATAAGATGTCTATGCCTGGTGATAATGTGCTCTTGTCGCCTGCATGTGCCAGCTGGGATATGTTCAAAAACTTTGAGGAGAGAGGTAAACTCTTTAAGGATACGGTAAATTCTTTGAGGGGGTAG
- the mraY gene encoding phospho-N-acetylmuramoyl-pentapeptide-transferase — protein sequence MIQKMIFATVTSFLICVLIGPIVIPWLSKLKFGQSVRSDGPKTHLKKAGTPTMGGIIIIISLLIADLIFSKWDKYMALTILITLGYGVIGFLDDYIKVRYKRSLGLTARQKLLGQFALAIILAYFSKNLVGTEVIVPFLKKEINLGYYYIPFIMFVAVGTVNSVNLTDGLDGLATGVSFMVTAFFALIGFFMNNTSLTVFGAAITGALLGFLKFNRYPAEVFMGDTGSLAIGGAVAVLATMTKLPVILPLVGIIYVIEALSVIIQVVYFRLTGKRVFKMSPIHHHFELSGWPETKVVFVFWIVTLIAVFLAFYGIS from the coding sequence ATGATTCAAAAGATGATATTTGCAACAGTAACATCTTTTTTAATTTGTGTTTTGATAGGACCTATAGTAATACCTTGGCTTTCAAAGCTTAAATTTGGACAGAGTGTAAGAAGTGATGGACCTAAGACACATCTTAAAAAAGCCGGGACACCTACAATGGGCGGAATAATTATAATCATTTCCCTATTGATCGCGGATTTGATATTTTCAAAATGGGATAAGTATATGGCGCTGACAATTCTAATTACTCTCGGATATGGTGTAATAGGGTTTTTGGATGACTATATTAAAGTTCGTTATAAAAGATCATTGGGCCTTACTGCCCGGCAGAAACTTTTAGGTCAATTTGCTCTGGCGATAATACTTGCCTACTTTTCAAAAAATTTAGTAGGTACAGAGGTAATAGTTCCATTTCTAAAGAAAGAAATTAATTTGGGATATTATTACATTCCGTTTATCATGTTTGTAGCTGTAGGGACTGTCAACAGTGTAAATTTGACTGATGGATTGGATGGCCTTGCTACAGGTGTTTCTTTTATGGTTACTGCTTTTTTTGCATTAATAGGATTTTTTATGAATAATACATCATTGACTGTGTTTGGAGCTGCCATAACAGGTGCACTTTTAGGCTTTTTGAAATTTAATAGATATCCTGCAGAAGTATTCATGGGGGATACAGGTTCACTTGCCATAGGCGGAGCTGTAGCTGTACTTGCAACAATGACAAAATTGCCTGTGATACTGCCGCTGGTTGGTATCATATACGTTATTGAGGCATTATCTGTGATAATTCAAGTTGTTTACTTTAGGCTTACGGGTAAAAGAGTATTCAAGATGAGTCCGATTCATCATCATTTTGAACTTTCAGGATGGCCAGAGACAAAGGTTGTATTTGTATTTTGGATTGTGACTTTAATAGCTGTTTTTCTAGCATTTTATGGCATCAGTTGA
- a CDS encoding UDP-N-acetylmuramoyl-tripeptide--D-alanyl-D-alanine ligase translates to MILSVKEIIDATSGKLLSGDINSTISGISTDSRTIKEGELFIPLKGENFNGEMFVEDALKIGSASLTESVNNVGRYNKPVIFVDNTKEALHKIAKYYREKFQIPFIAVTGSNGKTTTKDMIYDVLSMKYNVLKTQGNFNNEIGLPLTIFRLNKKHDMAIVEMGMSGFGEIRRLKNIADPNVAVYTNIGVAHIEKLGSRENILKAKSELVENFKEGYTVILNADDDMLVKLTNKKGPQYITYGIDNGDVKAFDIEYKEESVKYKVIIDGYMMDVELNVPGKHNVYNSLAAICIGIKFGVNKEDMRKALAEFQPSAMRLNILDVSGIKVINDAYNANPGSMKAALSVLKEYKDRRKVAVLGNMLELGEYSDLAHEEVGKYVKDENIDVLITVGEFASKIAEGAIKSGMDVENVMICKNNVEAYEKIKKIMRNNDVFLIKGSRGMKMEEIVKFLQESANK, encoded by the coding sequence TTGATTTTAAGCGTAAAAGAAATAATTGATGCTACAAGTGGAAAATTACTATCAGGAGACATAAATTCGACTATAAGTGGTATAAGTACAGATTCTAGGACAATAAAAGAAGGTGAGCTTTTTATACCGCTTAAAGGTGAAAATTTTAATGGTGAAATGTTTGTTGAAGATGCCCTTAAAATAGGTTCTGCTTCACTTACAGAATCAGTAAATAATGTTGGTAGGTACAATAAGCCAGTAATATTTGTTGATAATACAAAAGAGGCTTTACACAAGATAGCAAAATATTATCGTGAAAAATTTCAAATACCTTTTATAGCTGTTACAGGAAGCAACGGAAAAACTACTACAAAAGACATGATATACGATGTTTTGTCTATGAAATACAATGTTTTAAAGACTCAGGGAAACTTTAATAATGAGATAGGATTGCCTCTTACCATATTCAGGTTGAATAAAAAGCACGACATGGCTATTGTTGAAATGGGAATGAGCGGTTTTGGAGAAATTAGGAGACTTAAAAACATAGCTGACCCTAATGTCGCGGTGTACACAAATATCGGTGTTGCCCATATTGAAAAATTGGGTTCTCGTGAAAATATATTAAAAGCAAAATCTGAGTTGGTGGAAAATTTTAAAGAGGGCTATACAGTTATACTTAATGCAGATGACGATATGCTTGTAAAATTAACTAATAAAAAAGGTCCTCAATACATTACATATGGTATAGATAATGGAGATGTAAAAGCTTTTGACATAGAATACAAAGAAGAATCTGTGAAGTATAAAGTCATAATTGACGGATATATGATGGATGTAGAATTGAATGTGCCCGGAAAGCACAATGTATACAATTCTTTAGCAGCAATTTGTATAGGAATTAAATTTGGTGTCAATAAAGAAGATATGAGAAAAGCACTAGCTGAGTTTCAACCAAGTGCCATGAGGCTTAATATACTAGATGTATCAGGAATAAAAGTAATAAATGATGCATACAACGCGAATCCGGGATCTATGAAGGCTGCTTTATCAGTTTTGAAAGAGTACAAAGATAGAAGGAAAGTGGCTGTTCTGGGCAATATGTTAGAGCTTGGAGAGTACTCTGATTTAGCACATGAAGAAGTGGGGAAATATGTAAAAGATGAAAACATAGATGTACTTATAACGGTTGGAGAATTTGCATCTAAAATAGCTGAGGGAGCAATAAAAAGCGGAATGGATGTAGAAAATGTAATGATATGCAAAAATAATGTTGAAGCTTACGAGAAGATAAAAAAAATTATGAGAAATAATGATGTTTTTTTAATAAAGGGATCTAGAGGAATGAAAATGGAGGAAATCGTGAAGTTCTTACAGGAGAGTGCTAATAAATGA
- a CDS encoding UDP-N-acetylmuramoyl-L-alanyl-D-glutamate--2,6-diaminopimelate ligase yields the protein MRLADVLKDIEYTIVKGNVDVDIRGICYDSRNSKDGSMFVAIKGFKSDGADYIGDAIERGAVAVLVDGEISIDKDITLIKVQNTRKSLAKIASNYYGDPSKQLFLIGVTGTNGKTSVTYMIKSILESQNNKVGLIGTIQNMIGDKVYPTERTTPESLDLQRYLRLMVDEGVKYVVMEVSSHSLALNRVDECDFDIAVFTNLTQDHLDFHKTMDDYANAKAKLFRMAKTACVINIDDDYSSLIIENSNAKVVTYGIKDYAYIMAKDIKNDIKGAKYTVQIEDIKSDIALKIPGLFSVYNSLAAISVAFILGIPLQSVKIALKDVKIKGRFEILDIDAPYNVVIDYAHTPDGLENLMKAFGEYDTGRKILLFGCGGDRDKGKRPKMGEVAGKYADFVIITSDNPRSEDPMQIISEIEMGIKNTKCPYKIIENRKEAIKYALSIAKDNDIVILAGKGHETYQVLKDRVIDFDEREIVKEILNGDEKN from the coding sequence ATGAGACTTGCAGATGTATTAAAAGATATTGAATATACAATTGTAAAAGGTAACGTCGATGTGGATATAAGGGGTATATGTTACGATTCAAGAAATTCAAAAGATGGTTCAATGTTTGTAGCAATCAAAGGATTTAAATCTGATGGCGCAGATTACATAGGTGATGCTATTGAAAGAGGGGCAGTAGCTGTCCTGGTAGATGGCGAAATCAGCATTGATAAAGATATTACGCTGATAAAAGTTCAAAATACTAGGAAGTCATTAGCGAAGATTGCCTCCAATTATTATGGTGATCCATCAAAGCAGCTTTTTTTGATAGGTGTAACAGGTACAAATGGTAAGACTTCTGTTACATACATGATAAAATCTATACTAGAAAGCCAAAACAACAAGGTAGGCTTAATAGGTACAATACAAAATATGATAGGCGATAAAGTTTATCCAACAGAGCGAACAACCCCCGAATCTTTAGATTTGCAAAGGTATCTTAGACTGATGGTAGATGAAGGTGTTAAGTATGTAGTGATGGAAGTTTCATCACATTCATTGGCATTAAACAGGGTGGATGAGTGCGATTTTGACATTGCTGTTTTTACAAACTTGACACAAGACCATTTAGACTTTCATAAGACAATGGACGACTATGCCAATGCAAAAGCAAAACTTTTTAGAATGGCAAAAACAGCGTGTGTAATCAATATTGATGATGATTATTCTTCATTAATAATAGAAAACTCTAATGCTAAAGTTGTAACATATGGTATAAAAGATTATGCTTACATAATGGCAAAAGACATAAAAAATGACATTAAAGGTGCTAAATATACTGTTCAAATAGAAGATATAAAAAGCGATATAGCTTTAAAAATTCCCGGTTTATTTAGCGTGTACAATTCGCTGGCGGCCATTTCTGTGGCATTTATTCTTGGCATACCGCTTCAGTCTGTAAAAATCGCGTTGAAAGATGTTAAAATAAAAGGTAGATTTGAGATTCTTGACATAGATGCGCCATACAATGTAGTGATTGATTATGCTCATACACCTGATGGTTTGGAAAATTTAATGAAAGCATTTGGTGAGTACGATACAGGAAGAAAGATATTGCTCTTTGGTTGCGGTGGCGATAGAGATAAAGGTAAAAGACCAAAAATGGGGGAAGTCGCAGGGAAATATGCAGATTTTGTAATTATAACATCAGATAATCCAAGATCAGAGGATCCTATGCAGATAATAAGTGAAATTGAAATGGGGATAAAAAATACAAAATGCCCTTACAAGATTATTGAAAATAGAAAAGAAGCAATAAAATATGCTCTGTCTATAGCAAAAGATAATGACATTGTTATTCTGGCAGGTAAAGGGCATGAAACGTATCAAGTTTTAAAAGATAGAGTTATAGATTTTGATGAAAGAGAGATAGTAAAAGAGATATTAAATGGAGATGAAAAAAATTGA
- a CDS encoding stage V sporulation protein D, with protein MLFFSIFIIIVLIIRLFWIQIVKSEEFQKLAVPQWTLDVAVSPKRGLILDRNGKALAESASSNKVSIIPKELKDSQKDEVVKELAAILNIKKEDILKKINNKNVQEVLIARRINDDTANEIRKLNLSCVIISGDTKRYYPEKNLASHILGFTGVDNQGLDGIESVYDSYLRGIPGRISSPVDALGRKMGNGEEEYIPPIDGYNVVLTIDSNIQHFAEKALDEAYAHTKPTKGAVAVVMNPKTGEILAMVSRPDYDPNNPFAGPQDEWFKNWRNKAISDAYEPGSVFKTVTASAALEEGVVGLNEQFYDPGYIMVAGQRINCWATHYSETFVQGVQNSCNVVFATIAQRLGVDKLYKYIHAFGFGESTGLTLPGEAPGLVMKEKDVGPVELATNSFGQGIAVTPLQMIRAVSAIVNGGKLMEPHIVKAIVDSDGKTIKEFKPTVIRQVISEKTSATMREILKSVVSEGTGKAGYIEGYDVGGKTGTTEKYTPGKYVASYIGFAPAEDPKVIALVVIDEPNAETHFGSALAGPVVKSILYDTLTYLNVKPKGIEVKPLVKVPDVRNLSLYEAQNALLKEKLQFSIDGTGNTVIDQMPKPGAMVEEDSTVVLLLNEYNNTGKVEVPDLKGKTITEASTILSSLGLKIKINGTGIVVNQKPEKGEKVDKGTTVEVDFRPLEN; from the coding sequence TTGCTGTTTTTTTCTATCTTTATTATCATTGTTCTTATTATCAGGCTATTTTGGATACAAATAGTTAAGAGTGAAGAATTTCAAAAATTAGCTGTGCCACAGTGGACGTTGGACGTTGCTGTCTCGCCTAAACGAGGTTTAATATTAGACAGAAATGGTAAAGCACTTGCTGAGAGCGCTAGCTCAAATAAAGTTAGTATTATACCAAAAGAATTAAAAGATAGTCAAAAAGATGAAGTTGTTAAAGAACTGGCAGCTATTCTAAACATTAAAAAAGAAGATATATTAAAGAAGATAAATAATAAAAATGTACAAGAGGTATTGATTGCAAGAAGAATTAACGATGATACGGCAAATGAAATCAGAAAATTGAATTTATCGTGTGTGATAATATCTGGTGATACAAAGAGATATTATCCAGAAAAAAATTTAGCTTCCCATATACTTGGGTTTACAGGTGTAGATAATCAAGGGCTTGATGGAATCGAGTCCGTATATGATAGTTATTTAAGAGGGATACCCGGCAGGATTTCGTCCCCAGTGGATGCACTAGGGCGGAAAATGGGGAATGGAGAAGAAGAATATATACCACCGATAGATGGCTACAATGTAGTTTTAACGATTGATTCAAATATACAACATTTTGCAGAAAAAGCACTTGATGAAGCGTACGCACATACAAAACCGACAAAAGGTGCTGTGGCAGTTGTCATGAATCCAAAGACTGGTGAGATATTAGCTATGGTGTCAAGACCTGATTACGATCCGAATAATCCTTTTGCGGGACCTCAAGATGAATGGTTTAAAAATTGGAGGAATAAAGCAATATCTGATGCATACGAACCTGGATCTGTTTTTAAGACAGTTACAGCGTCAGCAGCATTGGAAGAAGGAGTTGTTGGATTAAACGAGCAATTTTACGATCCCGGATATATCATGGTAGCGGGACAAAGGATTAATTGCTGGGCGACTCATTACAGTGAAACATTTGTACAGGGTGTTCAAAACTCCTGTAACGTAGTCTTTGCTACAATAGCTCAAAGGCTTGGAGTTGATAAATTATACAAATACATTCATGCATTTGGATTTGGCGAAAGTACAGGTTTAACATTGCCTGGTGAAGCACCAGGGCTTGTTATGAAAGAAAAAGATGTGGGTCCTGTGGAGCTTGCTACAAACTCATTTGGACAGGGAATTGCAGTTACGCCTCTTCAGATGATAAGAGCTGTTTCTGCAATAGTAAATGGTGGAAAGCTAATGGAGCCACATATTGTTAAAGCAATAGTGGATTCTGATGGCAAAACTATAAAAGAATTTAAGCCTACAGTAATAAGGCAAGTAATATCTGAAAAGACTTCAGCCACAATGAGGGAAATACTTAAAAGCGTAGTATCTGAAGGGACAGGGAAAGCAGGGTATATAGAAGGGTATGATGTAGGAGGAAAAACAGGTACAACAGAAAAATACACACCAGGTAAATATGTAGCATCATACATAGGATTTGCTCCCGCCGAAGATCCCAAGGTTATAGCATTAGTCGTAATTGACGAGCCTAATGCCGAAACTCACTTTGGAAGTGCATTGGCAGGACCTGTAGTAAAAAGTATATTGTACGATACTTTGACGTATTTAAATGTAAAACCAAAGGGGATTGAAGTAAAACCTCTTGTTAAAGTGCCAGATGTAAGAAATTTAAGCTTGTATGAGGCGCAAAATGCATTATTAAAAGAAAAACTGCAGTTTTCCATTGACGGAACAGGCAACACTGTGATCGATCAGATGCCAAAGCCTGGTGCGATGGTAGAAGAAGATTCCACAGTTGTCCTGCTTCTAAATGAATACAATAATACTGGAAAAGTAGAAGTGCCTGATTTAAAGGGGAAGACTATCACAGAAGCCAGCACAATTTTAAGCTCCCTAGGTCTTAAGATAAAAATTAATGGTACCGGCATTGTTGTAAATCAAAAGCCAGAAAAGGGCGAGAAAGTTGATAAGGGAACAACAGTTGAAGTCGACTTTAGGCCACTGGAAAATTAA